The sequence GACAGGCGATAGTCCTCGCCGCCGGAATTTCCGCCGATGCCGCGCACTTCCGCTTCGAGTCTCAGCCGTTCGGCCCCGCCCAGCAGGTTGCGGTGCATCCAGTAGGTGGACAGCGTCAATCCTTCGAGCGAGGACAGTTCCCCCCCGAACCCGAAGCGGCGCTTGGGCGCCTCGGTGACAAGTGCTGTGATCGGCAGCGTCTCGCCGGGGCCGATCTGCTCGGCCTCCTGCAGGGCCACGGCATTGAATGCGCCGGTGCGCCGCAGCCTTTCCCGCGCGAGCCGCAGTTCCTCGGGCGAATACACCTGCCCCTCCGGCAGGCCGGCGATGTCGATGATCCGCTGGGTGCGGACGTCCTCGTTGCCCTCCACGATCAGCGGGCCGAACCGCAGGCGTGGACCGGGATCCAGTCGCAGGTCGGCCGAGATGGTGCGTTCCTGGTGCCGGGCGGTCAGTTCCTGACTGGCGAGCTCGGCCTTGGCATGGCCCTGCTCCCGCCAGCCGTCGATGCCCGCGCCCACGGTATCCTTCAGCACCCCGAGGCTTGCGGTCTGGCCGGTGGCGAATTCCTCGGGCAGTTCGGTGCCCGGCGCCACGGGTGCGATGCGGGTCGGGCCGAAAACGAACCGGGGCCCCGGCTCGATCGCGATGACGGCCTGCCGGATCTGACTCGGCGGGTTCACCGGCGGAATATCAACCGCATCCACCCCGTCGAGCGTGATCCGGATCACCGGGCCGAAGTAGCCGTTGTCGTAGAGGACGGCGAGGATCCGTTCGTAATCCGCCTGCGCCGCCGCGACCACTTCCTGCGGGCTGGGGTCGGCATCGTCAGCCGTCTGTTCGACCAGCAGCGACCCGCCCGCGAGCGTCTCGTACAGTTCGCTGCCTTCCTCGATCCCTGTTATCCTGAGATCCGCCGCCGATGCGATCTGCGCCGCTGCCGCGAACACGACCCCGATGATTGCGCCTGCCGTCCTGAAGCCGCCCTTGAAAGGTACCCTCGATTGCGTCACGTCAACGCCCCCCACTCACACCGTCGTTCCCGCGAAAAGCGCGGGCCGTTCTTTTGAACGTTTTCTCCAGTAAGCGATATTTCGGCTTTGGCTGCAATCCGACTCTGGTGGCGGACGGGCCATGGGACCGCATTATCTGGTGTTACGCCGGAAATCGTGATCGATCCGGCGCGCATGAGCGAATTCATGCCAACGTGCGGCCTGGCGACCCCTGCCGTCAGGGGGTCGCGCTGGCCAGATCGGACAGCTGTGCGCGCATGACGGACAGGAAATCGCCCTCGGCGGGCCGCGTGGCAAGCGGCGCGACCACGACGGACCTCAGCCCCAGTGCCGCGGCACGCGCGACAGCCGCGTCGGGTGGCGCCGCTTCCCAGATCAGCAGTGTCGCTCCGGTCCCTTCGACGCGCGACACGAGCGCCTGCCACTGGTCGTCATCGGGCATGGCGCCGGCCTCCCATTCCAGCGCCTCGATCTCGAGACCGTAGGCGCGCGCGAGGTACTGGTAGCGCGGGTGCGTGGCAAGGATCGTCGTTCCCTGCAGCGCGACGAGGCTGTCGCGCGCTTCTGCATCCAGCGCCTCCAGATCGTCAACCAATTTGGGAAGTGCCTCTGCCACGCTGTCGCTTACAGCCGGGATGCGGCGCTGCATCGCTTCCGCCAGCGCCTCCGCCTGACGGGCGGCCTGCGCGAAATCGAGCCACGTGTAGCTGGCGGTGCCGGTGTGCGAATGTTCTCCGTCCGCGCCATGACTGTGGGTGACGGATTCGGTCGCGATATAGGCATCCGAGAAACCGGCCGACGTATCGACCAGCCGCGACCGCGGCAGCGAGGCACGGGTCGTCCACCCGGCGAAACCGGCCCCGTTCAGCGCGATGACATCCGCCTGCTGTATCGCCGCGATGTCGGACAGGCCCGGCCGCCAGTACGACGGGTCGCTGCCCCGGGGAACCGGGAACATGACATCGACGGCCGATCCGCCCAACCGCTCGGCCATCCACGCCAGCGGGTAGTTGACGGCGGCGACCACGGGCTTTTCCTGCGCGGCTGCGGCCCCGGCCAGCAGGGCAAGCGACAGGGCGAGAGGTTTCAGCATCAGTCCGCCCCCTGCCCGTGGGCGATATCGTCCGGCGTCAGCACCCAGTAATCCGAGTGCCCTTCGCTCACATCCACCTCGATGGTCAGCCCGCTGCGCGCCACGCCCTCGGGCAGCGGGAATTCCGTCTTGCCCTCGTCCCCGATCGGCAGCGTCATCAAAAGCTTGTTGTCCGCATCCAGCACGCGGACCTCGCCCCCGGTCGGGACCCGACCGGAGGAAAAGGTGGATTCGACGGTCACCGTATCGCCCGCAACGGATGCGAAGACACGCAGGTCATGCGCGACGGCCGGAACGGCCGCGAGACAGAGCGCAAGCGCCAGCGCCCGGATCATTCCGCGCCCCAGGCCTCGAAATGGACCCAGATGACCGCGCCCAGTTCATGCGCCTTGTCCTCACCCTCGTGCTGCATCGGTTCCTCGGCGGTATTCAGCGCGGCAAAGCCCCACCAGCCGGCGGTCGGAACCGCATAGCTGAAGACGCCGTCGGCATCCGCCTTGATCGTCTGGGTAATCATCAGGTCCGAAGGCGCGGCGGCGGTGCCGTTCTCGTCATAGTACTCGACCTCGACCTCGGCATAGGGGACCGCCTCGCCATCCAGCTTCACGATCCCCTGGAACAGGTTGCCTTCCCAGAGGGCGAAGGGTTTCGACAGGGGCACGATCTCGGTCTTGAGGCCCAACTCCATGTCCCAGCCCTCGTCATCGCCGTAGGCGGCCACGTAGGTCTTCGTGAAATGGGTGATGAACGCATCCTCTTCGGGCTCCCAGTAGGGCTGCGGGGTCATGGCGAACACATGCGTGCCCGGACGCTCCAGCCGGTACTCCGTCGAGAAGCCCGCATGATCCATCACCTGCGTTTCCTCGAGACTGTCGAGCAGGTTGGTGGTTTCTCCGCCGTGGGTCAGGGTAAAGGCCTCGGGACGGTCGAGCACCATGCCGATGCCCTCGAACGGGTGCGAAAAGGACAGGGTCAGGTCGATGCTGCGACCGTCCTCCTGGCTGACCATGTTGTCGGAGGGAATGATCATCCCGTAATGGGCCGATGCCGTCGAGGCGAGGGTGGCGATCGTCGCGGCGGTCAAGAATGTCTTCACTGGTAAATCTCCTGTCGGTTGGTCAAAGGGTAGTCAGTTACATCGCGAGCAGCCAAGACACGATTCCGTCAGAACGGCGCGTCACGAAGGTCACGATGGCGGCGGCGAGCCCCGTCGAGAGGACGAGCAGAATGGCGATCTCGGCGAGCGCCAGTTGACCGATCACGAAGCGCCCCGCGCCGAGGCGGCGTGCCGTCTGCATCTCGGGCGCGCGCAATGTCCACGCGAGATAGAGCGCGAGGCCCACCGCCCCCAGCGCCGCGATGCCGATCACCAGCGTCACGGCGTCGAGCAACGCCGCGATCCGGAAGATCCTGTCGACCAGCCCCGCCACGACCTCGGCCGGGACCGTCACCTGCACCGGATTCTCGGGGTCCAGATACCGGCCCCGCAGGATCGTACCGGAGCGCGCGTCATCGGGAACCACCACGACAGCGGACAGGGGATAGTCGCTGGCCGCACCGTGGAAATGGAAGCTGTCGATGTTCTCGGGCGTGATGCGCTGGAATTCGGTGATGGCGGCATTGGCGGTGACATTGCCCTGATCGTCCGCCACCACCACGTCGTCGTGGCCGTGACCGATACCCGCGATGACCCAGGATGTCTTGATGTCGGTGAAGATCGCCTCGTCGTCCGGGGTGCCGGTCGGCGCGAGGACGCCGGTGATCTCGAGCTCCAGCGGATAGATCCCGTCGAGATCGAACAGGTTCTCGGGCGCCGATACCACCGTGTCGCCGGGGCCGAGGCCCAGCCGTTCGGCGACCTGTGCCCCGAGAACGGCCTCGCCCAGAAGTGCGATCTGCCGCCCCGTTTCGACCTTCAGCCCCCGAAAGTCGAAATAGTCGAGCGAGGTGCCCACGATCCGTGCGCCATTGCTCTGGAAAGCGGTATGCAGGGGGATCGGCAACGCCAGCCCGCTGTCCCAGACCGCATCTTCGGCAGCGCGGGTCACCGGCGGCGCACGGTCCGCGGAAAAGTAGACCGCATTCATGACGAGGTCGGTCTGGCTGCCGCGCGCGCCCAGCACCAGCGGTGTCGCTTCGGCCCGGCGGGTCAGCGCGTCCTCGGAGCCGCGCAGCAGGACCTGCGTGACCATCGGCACGGACAGGATCAGCGCGCCGACGATCACCAGCACCGTGCTGCGCACCCAGGTCCAGCGCAGATGCGCAAAGGCGAGGAAAAGCGCGTTCATGCGGCCTGCCGAAGCGTGGAAAAGTCGATCACCCGGTCGAAGCGCGGCAACAGGTCGTGGTCGTGGGTGACTGCCAGCACCGTCGCCTCCATCTCCGCCGCGCGCGCGAACAGCAGGTCGAGAATGACCTCCTTGGTCTCGGGATCGAGGTTCCCCGTCGCTTCGTCCGCGAGGATCAGCCGGGGCCGGGTGACCAGCGCACGGCAGATCGCGACACGCTGCTGTTCGCCGCCTGACAATGCCTGTGGGTGGCTCTTGAGCCGGTTCGCAATGCCGCAGGCATCGGCCAGCGCATGGGCGCGCTCCCGCACCTGGGAGTCGAGCTTGAGGCCAAGGCCGACGCGGTAGGGATAGAGGATGTTCTCGTAGGCGTTCAGGTAATCGACCAGAGCGAAATTCTGAAAGATGAACCCCACGTGCGTCGCGCGGAACCGCCGGCGACCCGCCTCCCCGAGCGCGGTCAGATCGGTGCCGGCGACGCTGAGGGTGCCCGCATCGGGCCGTGAAAGGCCGGCGAGCAGGTTCAGCAGCGTCGTCTTGCCGGTCCCGCTTGGCCCGATCACGCCCACCCGTTCCGCAGGGGCCACGTCAAGCTGCGACACCTTGAGGGCAAAGCCGCCGCGCGGGTAGGCAAAGGCGATGTCGCGCGCCGCGATCACCCTTCTTCCTCCGCCATGGAAGCGGCCTGCGGGGCATCGGCGTTCCGCTCCAACGTGCCGGCATCGCTGCGGTCCACGTCCGTGAGGGTGAAGCCGTCGATCTTCCATGTGCCGCCGTCCGGCGCCATCACCAGATCGGCGGCATAGGCATTGCCGCGCATGTGCATGTGTTCGGAATGGCCGACCACGCCCAGAACGCGCCATTTCGCCGTGATTTCCACTGTGTCACCCTTGGGGCGGGCGCTCAGCCCCGAAAGCGAGACTTCATGAATTTCCTGGTCCGGGTTCAGGCCGCCGCCCGCCATGGCGCCGACGCGTTCAAGGTAGAGCTGTTCCAGCGCCGGGCCGCTGGCGACATCCGCCAGCCGGTCGTAGATCGCCGTCTCGTCGGTCTCGCCGAATGCTTCGTAGACCGTGGCGAGGATGCCGGGCAGCAGCAGCGGGCTTTCGCTTGAGAATTCCTGCGCCGACATGCCATCCGCAGAGGCCGCGCGATCCTGACCGGACCCTGCGAAGGACCAGCCGAGAATGGCAAGGCCGCCGATCAACAGGCCCGCGACGACGAGGTTCCTCAACATTTTACGACAACACCGCCTTACTGGTTCACCGGCAGAAGCATAGAGCGCTCGTTGCGACATGCAACGTCAGGTCCGCCGACCGGCGGGGACCGCGACCGTTCGGCCTTGCCGCGCCCCGCA is a genomic window of Sulfitobacter alexandrii containing:
- a CDS encoding metal ABC transporter substrate-binding protein; the protein is MLKPLALSLALLAGAAAAQEKPVVAAVNYPLAWMAERLGGSAVDVMFPVPRGSDPSYWRPGLSDIAAIQQADVIALNGAGFAGWTTRASLPRSRLVDTSAGFSDAYIATESVTHSHGADGEHSHTGTASYTWLDFAQAARQAEALAEAMQRRIPAVSDSVAEALPKLVDDLEALDAEARDSLVALQGTTILATHPRYQYLARAYGLEIEALEWEAGAMPDDDQWQALVSRVEGTGATLLIWEAAPPDAAVARAAALGLRSVVVAPLATRPAEGDFLSVMRAQLSDLASATP
- a CDS encoding ABC transporter ATP-binding protein codes for the protein MIAARDIAFAYPRGGFALKVSQLDVAPAERVGVIGPSGTGKTTLLNLLAGLSRPDAGTLSVAGTDLTALGEAGRRRFRATHVGFIFQNFALVDYLNAYENILYPYRVGLGLKLDSQVRERAHALADACGIANRLKSHPQALSGGEQQRVAICRALVTRPRLILADEATGNLDPETKEVILDLLFARAAEMEATVLAVTHDHDLLPRFDRVIDFSTLRQAA
- a CDS encoding DUF4198 domain-containing protein, with the protein product MKTFLTAATIATLASTASAHYGMIIPSDNMVSQEDGRSIDLTLSFSHPFEGIGMVLDRPEAFTLTHGGETTNLLDSLEETQVMDHAGFSTEYRLERPGTHVFAMTPQPYWEPEEDAFITHFTKTYVAAYGDDEGWDMELGLKTEIVPLSKPFALWEGNLFQGIVKLDGEAVPYAEVEVEYYDENGTAAAPSDLMITQTIKADADGVFSYAVPTAGWWGFAALNTAEEPMQHEGEDKAHELGAVIWVHFEAWGAE
- a CDS encoding autotransporter assembly complex protein TamA, with protein sequence MTQSRVPFKGGFRTAGAIIGVVFAAAAQIASAADLRITGIEEGSELYETLAGGSLLVEQTADDADPSPQEVVAAAQADYERILAVLYDNGYFGPVIRITLDGVDAVDIPPVNPPSQIRQAVIAIEPGPRFVFGPTRIAPVAPGTELPEEFATGQTASLGVLKDTVGAGIDGWREQGHAKAELASQELTARHQERTISADLRLDPGPRLRFGPLIVEGNEDVRTQRIIDIAGLPEGQVYSPEELRLARERLRRTGAFNAVALQEAEQIGPGETLPITALVTEAPKRRFGFGGELSSLEGLTLSTYWMHRNLLGGAERLRLEAEVRGIGGNSGGEDYRLSARFDRPATFNEDTNFYALTVIEQLDEVNFFSRQIDIEAGITRIASEQRTYRLGVGLRRAETRDAFGTNRYTLLTLPLGVEFDYRDKELDAKEGYYINATVTPFVAISGADNGVRSYLDARYYKSFGTERPVTFALRGQLGSVYGPDLSVAPADYLFYSGGGGTVRGQPYQSLGVDLGGGQTVGGRSFVGVSAEARVQVTDAIGIVGFADAGYIGAEEFYDGSGEWHSGAGLGLRYATGIGPIRLDLAVPTSGPETGENFQVYIGIGQAF
- a CDS encoding ABC transporter permease; protein product: MNALFLAFAHLRWTWVRSTVLVIVGALILSVPMVTQVLLRGSEDALTRRAEATPLVLGARGSQTDLVMNAVYFSADRAPPVTRAAEDAVWDSGLALPIPLHTAFQSNGARIVGTSLDYFDFRGLKVETGRQIALLGEAVLGAQVAERLGLGPGDTVVSAPENLFDLDGIYPLELEITGVLAPTGTPDDEAIFTDIKTSWVIAGIGHGHDDVVVADDQGNVTANAAITEFQRITPENIDSFHFHGAASDYPLSAVVVVPDDARSGTILRGRYLDPENPVQVTVPAEVVAGLVDRIFRIAALLDAVTLVIGIAALGAVGLALYLAWTLRAPEMQTARRLGAGRFVIGQLALAEIAILLVLSTGLAAAIVTFVTRRSDGIVSWLLAM